The genomic region cactaaaactaaaataaaatgaaacgaAAAAGAGAAGGGATAGAAATtcatgggttgcctcccatGCAGCGCTTTTCTTTAATGTCTTTGGCTAGACATTGCTGTGCCTCAACTTGAATAAGTTGGACACTCTAAatccacttcttctatgtaatGCACCCGATGATGGTGTGGATTTAGGGGAATTTGGCAGTCCATGGATGACTTCTTccttgaacttattttgtcatgaaagacttttttcttgtaagttATTCGACTCGATCTTTTGGCAATTGTTGTCTTGAATGCTCCTCTACCATTGAACATAGCATTTTTTGGCAATAAAGGATCAATAGAATcaatgagaaaaatagaatgcaCATCATTAGAATATCTCATGGCAccatcaattttaaaactcataacctcattatcaaattccatAGAAAGGATTCCggcatcaacatcaattttggtttttgaggTTTTAAGGAATGGTCTTCCTAGTAAGATGNNNNNNNNNNNNNNNNNNNNNNNNNNNNNNNNNNNNNNNNNNNNNNNNNNNNNNNNNNNNNNNNNNNNNNNNNNNNNNNNNNNNNNNNNNNNNNNNNNNNNNNNNNNNNNNNNNNNNNNNNNNNNNNNNNNNNNNNNNNNNNNNNNNNNNNNNNNNNNNNNNNNNNNNNNNNNNNNNNNNNNNNNNNNNNNNNNNNNNNNNNNNNNNNNNNNNNNNNNNNNNNNNNNNNNNNNNNNNNNNNNNNNNNNNNNNNNNNNNNNNNNNNNNNNNNNNNNNNNNNNNNNNNNNNNNNNNNNNNNNNNNNNNNNNNNNNNNNNNNNNNNNNNNNNNNNNNNNNNNNNNNNNNNNNNNNNNNNNNNNNNNNNNNNNNNNNNNNNNNNNNNNNNNNNNNNNNNNNNNNNNNNNNNNNNNNNNNNNNNNNNNNNNNNNNNNNNNNNNNNNNNNNNNNNNNNNNNNNNNNNNNNNNNNNNNNNNNNNNNNNNNNNNNNNNNNNNNNNNNNNNNNNNNNNNNNNNNNNNNNNGTTAATGACAGATTGAGAAGGTAGCTTACCTTGAGACTCTAGCTTACCAACAGACGACGCCAGCTGACTGATTTGAGATTCTAGATTTTGAATGCTCACCTGAGTCTGTTGTTGGAATTGTTGGAAGTTCGCCTGGGTCTGTTGTTGGAATTGTTGTGTGTTGGTCACTAGTGCTTTCATCATGTCTTCGAGAGATGTGTTTGGCGTGGGGTTAGGCTGTGGAGGTGGTCGGTATTGGGGTGTTTGAAAGTGTTGGTTGCCGCAATTCAGATTCGGGTGGTCCCTCCATCCGGGGTTGTATGTGTTGGAGAAAGGATCATATCTTCTCTGTTGTTGTCCGGCGAATCCTCCTACGGCGTTGGCATGTTCGGTAGTTGATTCTTGAAGAGTTGGGCACATGTCGGTGGCGTGTCCCGTTAAGGTGCAGATACCACATGCTTTGACTTGTTGATAAGTATCTGCAACAACTTTTTCAACAACAGTTGTGAGTTGATTTAAACGTTCTTCAAGATTACTTACCTCATTGCTTTTTCTAAGTGGATCATCGTGTCTAACCCCAAATTTTTGCGTGTTGGACGCCATAATTGAGATTAGTTTACGCGCTTCGGTGGGGGTTTTGTCGAACAATGGTCCGCCACTTGCCGCATCTATTAGTTTCCTATCCATATTTGATAGACCTTCATAGAAATACTGGATCAACAAGTGGTTCGGGATTTGATGATGGGGGAAACTTTCCACTAGTCGATTTAATCTTTCCCAATATTCGAAAAGACTTTCTCTCGCGAATTGTCGAATCCCGCTGATCTCCTTCCGGATTGTTGTGGCTCTTGAGGCAGGGAAATATTTCTCAAGAAACTGCTTTTTGAGATCGTTCCATCTTGTAATGGATCCTGAAGGAAGGAGTACAACCAATTCTTTCGCTTGATCGGCGAGAGAGAAGGGGAATGCTCTCAATTTGACTTGTTCCTCGCTTATGCCTTGTGGTCGCATTCCGGAACACACCACATGGAATTCCTTCAGATGCTTATGTGGATCTTCACCTGCGAGACCACGGAAGGTAggaagtaaatgaattaatccaGATTTCAGTTCAAAATCTACCTCTAAATCGGGGTATTCAATGCACAGTGGCTGCTGGTTCAGATCGGGCGACGTCATGTCATTGATCGATCTTTCAGGAATCAAAGCCATTATCTCTTCTTCGGATTCGCTTAGGGATTTCTCAAATTCCAAGGTTATATCTTCTTTGTCTTCGTATGGAGCGGATGTTCCTTCCAATTGTTGTTTAGTCTCTCGACGAAGTCTTCGTGCGGTCTTTTCGATTTTCGGATCGTATACCAATTTACCTGTACGAGAAGACCTTGGCATCAATGGTGATAAAATCaagtaataaaagaaaataaagaaatatacttaaaaacgCCAATCCCCGGCAACGGCGCCAAGGACAATGTATGTGCTTGGTGTGGGGAAGGTATGTTATGCTTTGTGCTTGTGCTTGATTTTTGGGGAGGTAGTTGGATAGTCTTGTAGTGATTGAGTGTCgaaatcaccaaaaataattcctactacacttgtgaaagtgggagtagggtcgatccacaaggattggttttaagttaatttctttttagaaaaatagaaaataatgggaaAGGTTGTTGATAAAAAGGAGTAATTggaaactaaataattaaaaatacctggtaaaaatatgagagagagattttccggttaaggctaggattatgcttgattcttgtgagttgatcattgatgcaagaataacacatgtatggacaaataaaccagttatggtcgttggtacgacctaacaacctcacctttccttaccttttcgttagccaaggtacgaccgttggctagatctctaattaacagacaaccttgggaacgtacacaagatttaatctattaacagcattaagaattagaaaggcctgattctaatcaacaaactcctacgaggacaattcgtttaaactagatcatgcattccccataacataactaaatACTGTGACATAACCAATTATGCTACGTTGCTACTAAGCatttaactaaataaacaattacacggatttataaagtccaattagctaagcaaaccttcttgataatgaacaaccggccgaatcattcataaatcagacgtttgtaattaaagcacagagaatagcatgaatatttgtttaacaagtgtagaacgcagattagatctcacaagtttgtataaaagggaaacaaacttgttttaataaaaccatgcagaacagctaaatctggaacgttctcagaattcgatgaaacttgacccaatcgttggtctagacccaagaatttgtgtggtaaatttgctaggcgtaaTATACCTGATAgagatatgagagagagatttcccggttaaggctaggattatgcttgattctcgtgagttgatcattgatgcaagaataacacgtGTATtggacaaataaaccagttatggtcgttggtacgacctaacaacctcacctttccttaccttttcgttagccaaggtacgaccgttggctagatctctaattaacagacaatcttgggaacgtccacaagatttaatctattaacaacattaagaattagaatggcctgattctaatcaacaaactcctacgaggacaattcgtttaaactagatcatgcattccccataacataattaaatactgtgacataactaatcatgctacgttgccactaagtattgaactaaataaacaattacacggatttataaagtccaattagctaagcaaaccttcttgataatgaacaaccggccgaatcattcataaatcagacgtttgtaattaaagcacagagaatagcatgaatatttgtttgacaagtgtagaacgcagattagatctcacaacataatgggaatcaagcaatcaccataccttaaccagaaaaataaggaatttagccggacatattaatagaagaacacactagaaagtgaaattccattaattccggtagtagaataaaattaaagagaagaGATGAACAGAGAATTTTATAGAGTTCTAACATAAAAACTGAACGTCTTCTAATGAAGAGatcccccctatttataataaaagtctcctacgaatctagacgtagtGGGGGGATAGATAcgtgataaactctaaaaaagtaaatagattacaaaagataagcttaaaagaatcctttctaaatcTAAACACTTGATTCCTTTATCTCTTGGGGAAATCGCTCGTGCTTATCCTTATCCCGAGCTGACTACTCCATTAAGCGTGGGCAcactttgtcaattttgcagAAACGTCCTcgtaatcttcctttttgctgaatatgcaataaaatcacataattaagaatattttggcttaaaaaggagga from Sesamum indicum cultivar Zhongzhi No. 13 linkage group LG3, S_indicum_v1.0, whole genome shotgun sequence harbors:
- the LOC110011706 gene encoding uncharacterized protein LOC110011706; translation: MALIPERSINDMTSPDLNQQPLCIEYPDLEVDFELKSGLIHLLPTFRGLAGEDPHKHLKEFHVVCSGMRPQGISEEQVKLRAFPFSLADQAKELVVLLPSGSITRWNDLKKQFLEKYFPASRATTIRKEISGIRQFARESLFEYWERLNRLVESFPHHQIPNHLLIQYFYEGLSNMDRKLIDAASGGPLFDKTPTEARKLISIMASNTQKFGVRHDDPLRKSNEVSNLEERLNQLTTVVEKVVADTYQQVKACGICTLTGHATDMCPTLQESTTEHANAVGGFAGQQQRRYDPFSNTYNPGWRDHPNLNCGNQHFQTPQYRPPPQPNPTPNTSLEDMMKALVTNTQQFQQQTQANFQQFQQQTQVSIQNLESQISQLASSVGKLESQGPPFGYSGFTLADYGTHRGALRFLGMEENAVFPPLFRSFLDYQIGNGRSFYIWQDPWHHLGPLIERFPRGPSHLGLGESANLSLVISGGEW